The genomic stretch AACAGCTGAGACTGATTCGCCGTGAAATGGCAGAGCGGGAGCATGTACCGTCCTATATTATTTTTAATGATGCAACGCTTCGAGAGATGAGTGTGGTATGTCCGCAGAGCGAACGTGACATGCTGAAGATTAAAGGGGTCGGAGAAGTGAAGTACCGGAAATACGGACAACCTTTTCTCGATTTCTTCTTGAACCAAGGAAGTAGTGAAGTAGAAGCACCAGCTTATGATCCTTTTGAATTCTAATGGCAATAGAAGATAAGTGATAAATACAGGGCACTATGATGAGTAATTCCACTACGGTAAAGGTTGTGCGCATATGAAAGTAATTTTATCGACGCTGAATGCGAAGTACATTCATACTTCTCTTGCAATTCGTTGCTTGAAGGCTTATAGCGAAAAAGATTTTGATATTGAGCTTGCGGAATATACGATCAAAGACCCGGTGATGAACATCGTGTCAGATCTGTATCAACGCGGAGCCGATGTGATTGGATTCTCTTGTTATATCTGGAACATTGAAGAGACGATCAAAGTAATTAATATTCTAAAAAGGGTTATGCCTGAGGTGAAAATCATCCTTGGCGGACCTGAGGTATCCTATGATGTGGAGCACTGGATGAATCGTCTTCCGAACGTTGATTTCATCGTGGTCGGTGAAGGAGAAGAGACATTCCATCAGCTTTTGCAGGAGATTGAAGGGAAGCAGAAATACCACTTTGTATATGGACTCGCCTACCGTAAAGGGGAAGAGGTGATCGTGATGCCAGGCAGGCCGAAAGCCGACCTGAACGAACTGCCTTCTCCGTATCGTTTTCCTGAAGATGTTCCGGATCTCGGAAAACGAGTGGTTTATTTTGAGACAAGCCGCGGTTGTCCGTTTAACTGTCAGTTCTGTCTATCGAGTATTGAAGTTGGGGTAAGGTACTTTGATATTGAACGGACGAAAGCAGATATTCTGTATCTGATCGAAAATGGTGCGAAACTCATCAAATTCGTGGATCGGACGTTTAATATTAAGCGGGATTATGCACTAGAGATGTTCGAATTCCTAATTCAAAATCACGGGGGCTGCGTGTTCCAGTTCGAAATTACAGCAGACATTATGCGTCCGGAAGTGCTGGACTATCTGGCGGAGAATGCACCTCCTGGGGTGTTTCGTTTTGAGATTGGGGTTCAGTCCACGAATGACCCGACGAATGAACTTGTAAAACGCCGTCAGAACTTTACGAAGCTTAGCCGGACGGTAAGCAAGATTAAAGCCAGCGGAAAAATTGATCAGCATTTGGACCTCATTGCCGGTCTGCCGCTCGAAGATTACGATACATTCCGTAAAACGTTCAACGATGTATTTGCACTGGGACCAGAAGAACTCCAGCTTGGTTTCCTTAAAATGCTGCGCGGAACGGGGCTTCGTCTTGACGCAGACAAATACAACTACACGTACATGGATCAGGCACCGTATGAAATTTTGGGCAGTGATGTGCTTCCTTTTAGTGATATTGTGAGATTGAAACGTCTTGAGGATGTACTTGAGAAGTACTGGAATGCACACCGTATGGACCATACGCTTAAATATCTGATGGAGCAGGAATTCCCGTCTCCGTTCGACTTCTTCCAAGCCTTCGGCGACTACTGGGAAGGACAAGGATGGCAAAAGATCGGTCATCAGCTTGAGGATCTATTTACCCGTCTTCGTTCATTCCTAGAGCAGCGGGGGACGAAACAAATGGATCTCATCCTGGGTCTGATGAAGCTCGACTACTTCCTTGGTCACAAGTACAAGCCGCGTAAAATCTGGTGGGATTTTACGATGGAGAAGAGCGACTGGGCGTCGTATATCAAACGTCTCGCGGAGCATCCGGAAGACGTATCGCCTGAATTTGCTAAGCTTTCACTAAGTGAACGAGATCTTCAGAAACATGCGGTTCTGGAAGTGTTGCCGTTCCACTTGGAACGTGTACTCGCTGGTGTAACACCAGAGGATGCAAAAGGGCAGACCCTTCTCGTTACGATCTATCAGCAGAATGAAGATCAGAAGCCGGTGTATTTTACCTTGCCGCTGGGAGCGGTAGCGAAGTTGATTTAATGATGGAATGATGTAGGAAATAGATATGGATATTAATATCGATATTGATATCGATCTTGAATTTTGATATCCATTAAGGATAATTGATTAAAAGTAAAAAGTCCCTAACCATAGAATGAATGTTGTTGTTGTCGTTTGTATGGTTAGGGAATTTTTTAGTAGTGACCTGCCTTAGATAATAAAAAGATATGAAGCATTTAATTGTTTATTTGCTGTCAATTCAGTCAGAGAGGTGTATTTTTGAAAGGGTTTCTAGTTTTTATTGGACTTATTATTATTAATGGTGTTTTAATTCTGTTTGTAAATTTTGGCGGTCTATTACTGATCGACTTAGCTTTCATCATGACCCTTCTTGTGCTTATGTATGATAATCAGAAGATAATCTTGCGGAAATTAAATCGTAAAAAAGATACTCCGGAACAAAAGAGCTTGCTCGCCCAAAGGGAAACAGCTGAGCAGAATTTTGATCAAAATGATCTTCCGAGTATCGATGAAGTAAAAGAGTTGAATGAGCGATAATATACTTACTAAGATGTACAGACCCTAGACCACTGCCTTTTTTATTAGGATAGTGGTTTTTTGTTGTTACGCACGTATTAATGACCTTTCTTTCTTGTTTGAAGCGGGTGCCGTATTACCTCTTATTGGGCTGGATCTAACCCACCTGAGGAGGTACATTATGTCCGTTCTCCAAGCATAACGTTAAAAAGAAAAGTAAGGAAAGAGCAAACCAGAGCAAACAAGAGAAAACAAGGAAGAGCAAACAAACCAGAGAAAACAAAGAAGAGGCCGCCTGTACTTCTAAACAGTGACCTCTTCTTTAATGTTCAATTCGTTATGGGATGCGTGATGGTTGACTCTACTAGGTGCGGGTGTACTTTGGTATACACTGAAAGCTACTCGAAGTTACTTGAAGCTGCTTTATAAGGGCTGAACAAGGGCTGAAGTTAACCGGTGATATCACGCCGTAACGTGAACAGATCTTTAAGCGCCTCGGTTGACAGTTCGGTAATCCAGTTCTCCGTACTGGATATGACATTGTCGCTGAGTTGCTGTTTGCTCTCAAGCATTTCATCAATGTGCTCCTCAAGCGTACCTAGCGCGATGAACTTGTGTACCTGTACGTCCTTAGTCTGACCCATACGATAAGCACGGTCGGTCGCTTGATTCTCTACGGCTGGATTCCACCAGCGGTCAAAGTGGAACACATGATTGGCTGCTGTCAGGTTAAGCCCTACGCCTCCCGCTTTAATGGAAAGAATAAATACGTTCGGTTGTTCAGCAGGCGGCAGGGTACGGGATTGAAACTGTTCAATCATCCGGTCGCGAGCCATTTTGGAAGTACTCCCATTTAGGTAAAGTACAGGCTCTTGCAGTTCCTGCTGAAGCGTCTGCTTCAGAATCTCTCCCATACCAATATACTGTGTGAAAATAAGGCAACGTTCGCCTTCTTCACGAAGCTCTCTGACCATCTCAAGCAAGCGCTCAAGTTTGGACGAACGGCTGATTAACATGTCCGTGTTAAACGGACTGTCCGGATCGTCCTGAATACCAGGGATAGACTCTTTTGTTAACAATACTGGATGATCACAGAGCCGCTTCAAATGGGTAAGGGTTGAAAGTATTGCCCCTTTTCTTTCGATCCCCTCCAGCTCTTTCATTTTGTTCATTAAGTCGTTAACGGCCTGGTCATAGAGAGCGCTCTGCTCGGCAGTCAGTTTAATATAGGTTTTCATCTCATTCTTATCCGGTAGATCGAGCTGAATTGCAGGATCCTTCTTCTTCCGGCGGAGCATAAACGGTTTGACGAGCTTTTGCAGTTGGATTGTCTTTTGCTCATCTTGGTCTTTCTCAATCGGCTGAATGAACCGAGCACTAAATGCTCGTGCTGTTCCCAAATAACCTGGGTTTATGAAATCATAGAGAGACCATAGCTCTGAGAGCCGATTTTCTATAGGCGTTCCCGTAAGCGCGATCCGATGTTTCGCTTGGAAGCTGCGGACAGCAGTGGACTGTTTCGTTTGTGCGTTTTTGATATTTTGAGCTTCGTCCAAACAGAGCGATTCCCACGTAACTGTACTCAGTAATTCTTGATCAAGCGTTGCTGTGGCAAAGGAGGTAATAATGACGTCCGCTTGCCCGAGAAGCGCCTGAAAATCATCCCCGCTTGCGCGATTACTCCCATAATGAAGCTTGACCCGAAGGGACGGAGCGAAACGGCTTATTTCTTTCTGCCAGTTGCCGAGTACCGATGTTGGACATATTAAAAGGGAAGGATTTACGGGATCTACAGCTGCGTTGGTCTCTTTTAAATGTAATAAATAGGTGATAAACTGCAGCGTTTTACCGAGACCCATGTCATCTGCCAGACAAGCCCCTAGACCGTAGTTACGCAGGAAGACAAGCCACGAAAACCCATCATATTGATACGTTCGCAGTTCCGCCTGAAGACTATTTGGAACGCTGAGCTTCGGCCACTCCGATTGTCGCCCTAATTGGTTGATAAGCCTTGTCAGATGTTCATTTAGCTCGACACCAATCTGAATGCGCTCATTGTCCTCATCATCCTCTTGATCTGCTTTTTTCGGGGCACGCCCGCTATAGGAAACTTGACTGTTCTCGAGTAGATGCAGATGTAATATATCTTGGAAAGATAACCCCTGGGAGCTGTCTACCCCTGCCATCGCTTGGGAAATCTGTGCTAAGAGAGCCGGGTCAAGCGGAATCCATTGTCCTCGAAACTGCACTAATCTCTCATTGCGAGCCACAAGTTCAGCAAACTCCGCTTCGGTGAACTGAGCGTCACCAATGGCAATACGCCAATCAAATTGAATGATGGAATTTAGTCCGAAAAATGACTTCCCTTTGCCTGCTTGTCCTTCGCTATCCCCTTCATCTGCTCGAACCTTAGCCCGAAGTTTAGGACGTCTGCGACTAGCCGCTTCCCACCAAGCAGGAAGGAGTACCTGCCAGCCTGCTTCTAATAAACGACGGCTGTCTACCGTTAGAAATTTCCAAGCGGCCTCATCGGACAGCGGTTTACTAAGGACATCTCCGCTATGTTCGGCCCATTGTTCCTTAGGCAGACTTGCACGTAAATGCTCCAGCCATCCAGATGAGCGTTCAATAATGTGGCTTGACCAAGAATCCGGCCACCCGCCAGAGACATGTCCATCTTCAGCAAGGCGCACAGGAATAAGAATCACGGGATCGATTTTATCTTGTAATACAAGCTTAAGTCGCCATGTAGGGTCATCATCGTCTGGTTCCAGTAACTGTAGTAAGAGACGGAAAGGAGCAGCATCTGCTCTCCAGCCAATCGAAACGAGCCAGGCTTGTTCATTTATACCAGCTACCGCACGATCTTTGGTGAAGAGTAATGGATACTCCGTGCGTAGATCGGAAGCAGTAACTTCGGTTCCATAATAGCGATAAAACACGGCAGACGAGAAAGCTGCGTTTAATCCGGCATAATCGCTTGGATGATTGTCTTTTAATTGCTTTAATGCAGCGGTGGCTGCTGTAGGTAATGTTTTTATGTCCCAGGTCCAGGCGAGTTTTCCTTGCCGGAAGGCAGTAAAGCTAGGAATATATTGTCTTTCTTCAATACATACATTCAAAATCGAGGCAAACTCAATCCACTGCGCAGCTTCTTCATCCCACTGCCATTCGATATGCTGCAGCAGCCTGCGTTCGGCTAAGAAGGGGAGAACATGCTCTGCTGGGAGAATAATAAGTTCAACCTCATTGACCTGCGTTATTTCGAGTTCCGTACCATACATCGTTGGCTCGTGCCAGGCAAATAGACGATGTTTTAAATCCATTCCTGGTACATATCTATTTGCTGCGGTCAAACCGTAAATCAGAGCATCTCCATAGGTGCTGAGACTGATATGGACGGTAATGGTTTCTGTGTATTGACTCATGGTATCAGTTTCCCCTTTCGAAGCTCCTCTTGCAGTGCACGCAGACGACTATGACGGTTAGCAAAAGTAGTGATAAACTCTTCCCATCGTGTTTCTTGTTTCATTTTTAGATACAGCTTGGATAATCGTTTTAGTAGTTTCACGGCTGCTTTATAGCCATCTCTATTTTTAAGCAGAATATATCTTTCAACCGCTTGATGATAGAAAGGCAATAGCAGTTCGGGTGCATTTTTCTCTATCGGTTTTAGGACGGTGACACGGAAATCCAGAGGCTCTGTACCGCTGCTTAGCTGAAAATCCATCCACTGCTGCCATTTGCTATGAGCGAGCAGGGTTTCTTCATATATCTTCCTTGAAAAAGGAAGCATGCGGACAAGGCTGTCCCACAAATGCTGCTCAGAATCGGAACTTGAGGAATGCTGAATAACCTGTTCCCACAGGTTCACATATGCCTCAATATGCTGCTCCCGAGGTCTGCTAAGCATCATCGGACCGATGGCAAGTAGCCAGTCTTGCAGCCGTGACCACTGCTCTTTTCCAGATAGAATCTGCAGAAAAAGAAAGAAGCGCTCAGGAGGAATAACTCCTTTGTCATTGGCCTGCCGAAGCAGGTCCAAAGCAGGTTCATCCTGATCTAAAAAGAAGTGGATTTGGCTTTGAGCTAACAACCAAGGCAGCTTGGCAAGCGAGGTTTTAAGCTCATTTTCTGCGGATTTTAACTGATCTAGTTCCTCTTCGTACATTGACTTGTTTTTAAGGTTAGGATGAATCCAGTGCAACCAGAGCAGATCATAAGTGGCGGAAAAATAACGGAGGTTATTTGATTCCACCAGCATACGGCTCCGTAAGTAGTCAGAAGTTTCTGACACACGAGACCAATGCACCGGTTCGTCCCCGATCATAAGCGGCTCAGCCAATATCCGTGTAATTTCTTTTTGTACATCATCCGCAGCCACCTGTGTGTGAAAGCCGATGAACACATTTCGGTGCATTTTTGGATTCTGCAGGGGCCTTACCAGTTTATCAAGCACAAACACTTGGGCATGGAGCTTATACAGCTGGTCCAAGACAGGTGAAAGCTCAGGTTGCTGCTTATAGATGGAAGCTAGAGCTTCCTGTGCATATTGAACGTTAGGGCTGTCAGTTCCTACGGAGGAGGTGCACAGCTTGAAAAAAGCATGCCAATCTTGGATGGGCATGGACGGTAACTTACCTGCTAGCTCCTGCAATTGTAACTGTTCAGCGGTGTTTCTTTTGCGAACACTATTCTTTGGTTCTACACCTATTTCTACATCTAGTTCTGCATTTAGTTCTGTATTTGGCCTTGCATTTGAAGGTTGTTGGTTAGATGTTTTAGCAGGACTCGTAAGATAGGTAGATCTATCTTGCTGGGTAAGCGTCGCTACTGAATGGCTATTTACAATTGCATGAACCGATCGTCCATATTGATTCACATAAGCAAGAAGTACGGCAACCATATGTTTACAATAGGATGGAACGGAACAGGTACAATGACTCTCGGATAAATTATCTAGATTGAGCGTAACTTGGTACCGCTCCTCATCCTTGCCTTCAACAAAGCCTTCTATATGTTCGGGATTGGATATTTTCATAAGATGGGCAAGCTCTTGTTTATACTGTTCAAAGCCACGTTTTATCGTAATATCATTGAAGCTTCCCCGAATCCTTTGAATGAGCGTTTGCCACTCTGTTTCATCAAGCATATATTTTAAGTTCATTATTAATCTCCTATGGGAGTGTAGTGTTTATCTATTATAATCAAATTCGTATATTTGAGAAATTTCCTCTAATGAAAAAATGGGGCTGATATTTAGGATAACGGTATGAGTTCGTAAGGGCAACTTTGATAGCGTGTAGAAGAACAATTTATAAGAGTGAATGAGCGCATCGTCTAGAATAATAGACTCGGGATGAAATAGATAAATGAAATTGGTGAAGCCAATGCCGAAATGAATGTCGAAGTGAATGATCAAGCCAATGCTAAAGCTAAAGCCTAAGTGAGCAACGGACTCAGTAAACAATTCTCTTTGAGTTCGAACCACCATCCCTAAATCGTTCGAAGCTATAT from Paenibacillus polygoni encodes the following:
- a CDS encoding DEAD/DEAH box helicase, encoding MSQYTETITVHISLSTYGDALIYGLTAANRYVPGMDLKHRLFAWHEPTMYGTELEITQVNEVELIILPAEHVLPFLAERRLLQHIEWQWDEEAAQWIEFASILNVCIEERQYIPSFTAFRQGKLAWTWDIKTLPTAATAALKQLKDNHPSDYAGLNAAFSSAVFYRYYGTEVTASDLRTEYPLLFTKDRAVAGINEQAWLVSIGWRADAAPFRLLLQLLEPDDDDPTWRLKLVLQDKIDPVILIPVRLAEDGHVSGGWPDSWSSHIIERSSGWLEHLRASLPKEQWAEHSGDVLSKPLSDEAAWKFLTVDSRRLLEAGWQVLLPAWWEAASRRRPKLRAKVRADEGDSEGQAGKGKSFFGLNSIIQFDWRIAIGDAQFTEAEFAELVARNERLVQFRGQWIPLDPALLAQISQAMAGVDSSQGLSFQDILHLHLLENSQVSYSGRAPKKADQEDDEDNERIQIGVELNEHLTRLINQLGRQSEWPKLSVPNSLQAELRTYQYDGFSWLVFLRNYGLGACLADDMGLGKTLQFITYLLHLKETNAAVDPVNPSLLICPTSVLGNWQKEISRFAPSLRVKLHYGSNRASGDDFQALLGQADVIITSFATATLDQELLSTVTWESLCLDEAQNIKNAQTKQSTAVRSFQAKHRIALTGTPIENRLSELWSLYDFINPGYLGTARAFSARFIQPIEKDQDEQKTIQLQKLVKPFMLRRKKKDPAIQLDLPDKNEMKTYIKLTAEQSALYDQAVNDLMNKMKELEGIERKGAILSTLTHLKRLCDHPVLLTKESIPGIQDDPDSPFNTDMLISRSSKLERLLEMVRELREEGERCLIFTQYIGMGEILKQTLQQELQEPVLYLNGSTSKMARDRMIEQFQSRTLPPAEQPNVFILSIKAGGVGLNLTAANHVFHFDRWWNPAVENQATDRAYRMGQTKDVQVHKFIALGTLEEHIDEMLESKQQLSDNVISSTENWITELSTEALKDLFTLRRDITG
- a CDS encoding SWIM zinc finger family protein, whose product is MNLKYMLDETEWQTLIQRIRGSFNDITIKRGFEQYKQELAHLMKISNPEHIEGFVEGKDEERYQVTLNLDNLSESHCTCSVPSYCKHMVAVLLAYVNQYGRSVHAIVNSHSVATLTQQDRSTYLTSPAKTSNQQPSNARPNTELNAELDVEIGVEPKNSVRKRNTAEQLQLQELAGKLPSMPIQDWHAFFKLCTSSVGTDSPNVQYAQEALASIYKQQPELSPVLDQLYKLHAQVFVLDKLVRPLQNPKMHRNVFIGFHTQVAADDVQKEITRILAEPLMIGDEPVHWSRVSETSDYLRSRMLVESNNLRYFSATYDLLWLHWIHPNLKNKSMYEEELDQLKSAENELKTSLAKLPWLLAQSQIHFFLDQDEPALDLLRQANDKGVIPPERFFLFLQILSGKEQWSRLQDWLLAIGPMMLSRPREQHIEAYVNLWEQVIQHSSSSDSEQHLWDSLVRMLPFSRKIYEETLLAHSKWQQWMDFQLSSGTEPLDFRVTVLKPIEKNAPELLLPFYHQAVERYILLKNRDGYKAAVKLLKRLSKLYLKMKQETRWEEFITTFANRHSRLRALQEELRKGKLIP
- a CDS encoding B12-binding domain-containing radical SAM protein, yielding MKVILSTLNAKYIHTSLAIRCLKAYSEKDFDIELAEYTIKDPVMNIVSDLYQRGADVIGFSCYIWNIEETIKVINILKRVMPEVKIILGGPEVSYDVEHWMNRLPNVDFIVVGEGEETFHQLLQEIEGKQKYHFVYGLAYRKGEEVIVMPGRPKADLNELPSPYRFPEDVPDLGKRVVYFETSRGCPFNCQFCLSSIEVGVRYFDIERTKADILYLIENGAKLIKFVDRTFNIKRDYALEMFEFLIQNHGGCVFQFEITADIMRPEVLDYLAENAPPGVFRFEIGVQSTNDPTNELVKRRQNFTKLSRTVSKIKASGKIDQHLDLIAGLPLEDYDTFRKTFNDVFALGPEELQLGFLKMLRGTGLRLDADKYNYTYMDQAPYEILGSDVLPFSDIVRLKRLEDVLEKYWNAHRMDHTLKYLMEQEFPSPFDFFQAFGDYWEGQGWQKIGHQLEDLFTRLRSFLEQRGTKQMDLILGLMKLDYFLGHKYKPRKIWWDFTMEKSDWASYIKRLAEHPEDVSPEFAKLSLSERDLQKHAVLEVLPFHLERVLAGVTPEDAKGQTLLVTIYQQNEDQKPVYFTLPLGAVAKLI